A genomic stretch from Cardiocondyla obscurior isolate alpha-2009 linkage group LG10, Cobs3.1, whole genome shotgun sequence includes:
- the LOC139105987 gene encoding uncharacterized protein: protein MEQFRNGRFRIEYKGCSRVVKRRYSVKHISPDSMSRLLLIALLIYTVSAKSCIIHDKGKPDIQVIDLDDSSKESSDSEVVSLQLPDRRRREVLELDSKAKQHFCKSDRDCGPESVCVARLTCVEGKWRTVDSPKPTAN, encoded by the exons ATGGAACAATTTCGCAACGGGCGCTTTAGGATCGAGTATAAAGGATGTTCGCGCGTCGTAAAGCGTCGTTATTCCGTTAAACACATCTCGCCCGACAGCATGAGCCGACTTCTTCTTATTGCGTTGTTAATATACACCGTCTCGGCCAAATCATGTATCATTCACGACAAG GGAAAGCCGGACATTCAGGTGATCGATTTGGACGACTCCAGCAAAGAGTCC AGCGACTCAGAAGTCGTGTCTCTACAACTGCCGGATCGGCGAAGAAGAGAGGTCCTCGAGCTCGATAGTAAAGCGAAACAGCACTTTTGCAAAAGTGATCGCGACTGCGGCCCAGAATCAGTTTGTGTAGCACGTCTGACCTGCG TAGAGGGAAAGTGGCGAACCGTAGATTCTCCAAAACCGACCGCTAATTAA